Proteins encoded together in one Anoxybacillus flavithermus window:
- a CDS encoding monovalent cation:proton antiporter family protein, which produces MHASLSSLVIVIVAAFLTPLLLHRFRLHMIPGVVAEIIVGVVIGKTGFNIVEQDMWLETLSTLGFLFLMFLSGLEIDFSAFANKKKGKEEKEPNAFFVASIVFFGIFLVSLALSYMFVWLGYIDNAFLMTLIISTISLGVVVPTLKDAQLMKTTIGQTILLIAVIADLATMVLLAVFVSMHDPSHGNVWLLLGLFLVGVIFYFAGKYFKKRSFIETMAKGTIQIGTRAVFALIIVLVALSETLGAENILGAFLAGVLVSLLAPNQDFVHKLDSFGYGFFIPIFFVMVGVNLDLRPLFTQFDILLLIPLLFVALVVSKVVPVYMLRIWYDRNTTLAAGFLLVSTLSLVIAAATIAERMGMIDENMKGALILVAVLTSVVSPIMFKKLYRVEKEERKKMVKLIGTNQFTLAAVRDLSPDEYETTLYHIRQDKIEQTEHIFPIVDIDDYSFETLQAHEALTADVVVVLTGNEQTNAQIATWAKEQGTPRVIAFAESPSVVQQLKSIDVETISLALSAGAMLKALIESPNVVHMLTQRDIALHEIEMNNLAYHGVLLRQFPFLGDCIIVRIFRGHESIVPHGDTEMRMGDRMIVTGSEEYVKELRELLEGKY; this is translated from the coding sequence ATGCATGCATCGCTTTCATCATTAGTTATCGTTATTGTTGCCGCTTTCCTTACGCCACTTTTATTGCACCGTTTTCGCCTGCATATGATTCCTGGCGTTGTAGCGGAAATTATTGTAGGAGTGGTCATCGGGAAAACAGGATTCAATATAGTTGAACAAGATATGTGGTTAGAGACGTTATCGACATTAGGATTTTTGTTTTTAATGTTTTTAAGTGGGTTAGAAATCGATTTTTCTGCCTTTGCGAACAAAAAGAAGGGGAAGGAAGAAAAAGAGCCAAATGCGTTTTTCGTCGCTTCTATTGTATTTTTCGGCATTTTTCTCGTTTCGCTCGCTCTTTCGTACATGTTCGTTTGGCTCGGTTATATCGATAACGCCTTTTTAATGACGCTTATTATTTCTACGATATCGCTTGGCGTCGTCGTTCCAACTCTCAAAGATGCCCAACTCATGAAAACAACGATTGGACAAACGATTTTATTAATTGCGGTTATTGCGGACTTAGCAACAATGGTTCTTTTAGCTGTATTTGTATCGATGCATGATCCGAGTCACGGAAATGTATGGTTGTTGCTTGGATTGTTTCTTGTTGGTGTTATTTTTTACTTTGCAGGTAAATATTTTAAAAAGCGTTCGTTTATCGAAACGATGGCGAAAGGGACGATTCAAATTGGCACGCGCGCTGTATTTGCATTGATTATCGTTCTCGTCGCGCTATCGGAAACGCTTGGTGCGGAAAATATTTTAGGGGCGTTTCTTGCCGGTGTTCTCGTTTCTTTATTGGCACCGAATCAAGATTTCGTTCATAAGCTCGATTCGTTCGGTTACGGCTTTTTTATCCCGATTTTCTTTGTAATGGTCGGTGTTAATTTAGATCTTCGCCCATTGTTTACGCAATTCGATATTTTATTGCTTATTCCACTTTTATTTGTCGCACTTGTCGTTTCGAAAGTCGTTCCGGTATACATGTTGCGCATTTGGTATGATCGCAATACAACGCTTGCGGCAGGGTTTCTACTCGTTTCTACTTTGTCGCTTGTTATCGCAGCGGCAACGATCGCAGAGCGAATGGGGATGATTGACGAAAATATGAAAGGCGCCTTGATTTTAGTCGCTGTGCTCACGAGCGTCGTTTCACCGATTATGTTTAAAAAGCTGTATCGCGTGGAAAAAGAAGAACGAAAAAAGATGGTCAAATTGATTGGTACAAATCAATTTACGCTTGCAGCTGTTCGTGATTTGTCTCCGGATGAATATGAAACAACGCTATACCATATCCGCCAAGACAAAATTGAACAAACGGAACACATTTTCCCAATTGTCGATATCGATGATTATTCATTCGAAACGTTACAAGCACATGAGGCACTAACAGCTGACGTTGTCGTCGTTTTAACAGGTAACGAACAGACGAACGCCCAAATCGCGACGTGGGCAAAAGAGCAAGGAACCCCGCGCGTCATCGCCTTCGCAGAGTCACCATCGGTTGTTCAACAACTAAAAAGCATAGACGTTGAAACAATTTCCCTCGCCCTCTCAGCAGGTGCGATGTTAAAGGCACTTATCGAGTCACCAAACGTCGTCCATATGTTAACACAACGAGATATCGCACTTCACGAAATCGAAATGAACAACTTGGCTTATCACGGTGTGCTTCTCCGCCAATTCCCATTTCTCGGCGATTGTATCATCGTCCGCATTTTCCGCGGTCACGAATCGATCGTCCCACACGGCGACACCGAAATGCGCATGGGCGACCGCATGATCGTCACCGGTTCAGAGGAATATGTGAAAGAATTGCGGGAGTTGTTGGAGGGGAAATATTGA
- a CDS encoding IS630 family transposase — MTKEIVLLHVDETHVRAYQALRTTWAEVGNQKQVPGYGHHAHVSIFNTVDVRQGDVVFHRASSAHAETFLDFLRLLKEKYSDRFIVLVLDNARIHHANMVQAFLDGEEGNAFHFIFLPPYSPHLNPIERLWTWLKDEVIANVLHKDQKDIAQSITRFEQYVLQHPDELLRRIGCAA, encoded by the coding sequence ATCACGAAAGAAATCGTTCTTCTTCATGTCGATGAGACGCATGTTCGCGCATATCAAGCACTTCGTACGACATGGGCAGAAGTAGGGAATCAAAAACAAGTGCCAGGCTACGGTCACCATGCCCACGTGTCCATTTTTAATACCGTCGACGTGCGACAAGGCGATGTCGTGTTTCATCGCGCATCATCCGCCCATGCCGAAACGTTCCTTGACTTTTTGCGCCTGTTGAAAGAAAAATATTCCGATCGATTTATCGTGCTTGTGTTGGACAATGCGCGTATTCATCATGCCAACATGGTGCAAGCCTTTCTTGATGGAGAGGAAGGCAACGCCTTTCACTTTATTTTTCTGCCACCGTATTCCCCACATTTGAATCCGATTGAACGGTTATGGACGTGGCTGAAAGATGAAGTCATCGCCAACGTCCTGCATAAAGATCAAAAGGACATCGCCCAGTCGATTACTCGTTTTGAACAATACGTCTTACAGCATCCAGATGAGTTATTACGCCGCATCGGGTGTGCTGCGTGA
- a CDS encoding DEAD/DEAH box helicase family protein: MSKIEFIKRHLIEKLNEYIETSSTIYILTSFVMKSGVEVIKEPLQRAAERGADIKICAGDYLYVTQPEALRQLIAIHPNIEVRLWKSNGISFHPKAYLFENQNNGYFIIGSSNLSRSALTSGVEWNIGVPKCVEENVFAEVMNEFLTLFYAEQTVQVNAETLQQYEEQYAIYHQRHTNLVRQWTKLEEVELTIPIAMTEKMEVIHDEQASYGVIQPRFAQVEALAQLEATYEEGYDRAMVVMATGLGKTYLAAFFARKFQRVLFVAHREEILHQAKRSFAQVLSDKTFGIYDGKVKEGQADVVFASIFTLSMKKHLTTFAKDAFDLIVIDEFHHAAAKSYERVLSYFQPKFLLGITATPDRNDYKDVYALCDGNVAYRIDFIEAVQRGWLAPFHYYGVYDDTDYTKIAWRGNRYDEEQLLQAQLRTEMAENILRAWEKYKQTKTLVFCSSIRQADFLANYFNEHGYLTVSLHSKQVHITRTEAIELLEKGELDAIFTVDLFNEGVDIPAVDTLLFVRPTESLTIFTQQVGRGLRLHPEKQYCVIIDLIGNYRNADVKLALFDTQKEERKKQKSVIPVAPDGCVVDFDVRVVHLLEEMRRKRQPRKEKLLVDYYDVKQQLGRRPTYLELHLHGRSEAKEYRDEFKSYVGFLYWADELSEREKEVFLKYESWLIEVERTVMTKSYKMVVLQAMLNRGTSRWHLPITQAEAAPFFHQYLTEKEYRKRIDFSDGETKRLWQYDEQKVAKLIAKMPMTKWSGSSNGLVSFENNVFSLNFSIAPEDEHMLYEWTQQICEYRLHVYFERRGGGEQEISK; encoded by the coding sequence ATGAGTAAAATCGAGTTTATTAAACGTCATTTGATCGAAAAGCTAAACGAGTATATCGAAACATCTTCAACAATTTATATTTTAACGTCGTTTGTGATGAAGTCGGGCGTGGAGGTCATAAAAGAACCGCTCCAACGTGCAGCGGAGCGGGGAGCCGATATTAAAATTTGTGCGGGCGATTATTTATATGTCACACAACCAGAAGCTTTACGTCAACTTATAGCGATCCATCCGAATATTGAAGTTCGGTTATGGAAAAGTAACGGTATTTCCTTTCACCCGAAAGCGTATTTATTTGAAAATCAAAATAATGGATATTTTATTATCGGTTCATCGAATTTATCCCGTTCAGCGTTGACGAGCGGTGTAGAATGGAATATTGGCGTGCCTAAATGCGTGGAAGAAAACGTCTTTGCCGAAGTAATGAATGAATTTTTAACGCTTTTTTACGCCGAACAAACGGTACAAGTGAATGCCGAAACGTTACAACAGTATGAAGAACAATATGCTATTTATCATCAACGTCATACGAACCTCGTGCGACAATGGACGAAGCTAGAGGAAGTAGAATTGACGATTCCTATTGCAATGACAGAAAAGATGGAAGTCATTCACGATGAACAAGCATCATACGGAGTCATTCAACCACGTTTTGCGCAAGTGGAAGCACTCGCCCAGCTAGAAGCAACGTACGAAGAAGGATACGATCGCGCGATGGTCGTTATGGCAACAGGGCTAGGTAAAACGTATTTAGCTGCTTTTTTCGCCCGAAAGTTTCAAAGAGTGCTATTTGTAGCGCACCGCGAAGAAATTTTACATCAGGCGAAGCGTTCGTTTGCGCAAGTGCTTTCGGATAAGACGTTCGGTATTTATGATGGCAAAGTGAAAGAAGGACAAGCCGACGTCGTGTTTGCGTCTATTTTTACGCTAAGCATGAAAAAACATTTAACTACGTTTGCAAAAGACGCATTTGACCTTATTGTGATTGACGAATTTCACCATGCCGCCGCGAAGTCATACGAGCGTGTGCTTTCTTATTTCCAACCGAAATTTTTACTTGGCATTACCGCGACGCCTGATCGCAACGACTATAAAGACGTTTACGCGCTTTGCGACGGAAATGTGGCGTACCGCATTGATTTTATCGAAGCGGTACAGCGCGGGTGGCTTGCGCCATTTCACTATTATGGCGTATATGACGATACAGATTATACGAAAATCGCTTGGCGCGGCAACCGCTACGATGAAGAACAATTGTTACAGGCGCAGTTGCGCACAGAAATGGCAGAAAATATTTTGCGAGCTTGGGAGAAATATAAGCAAACGAAAACGCTCGTGTTTTGTTCTTCCATTCGCCAAGCGGATTTTTTGGCCAATTATTTTAACGAACATGGCTACCTTACGGTGAGTTTGCATTCAAAACAAGTACATATTACGCGCACGGAAGCGATTGAATTACTTGAAAAAGGCGAATTAGACGCGATTTTCACCGTCGATTTATTTAACGAAGGTGTCGATATTCCCGCGGTTGATACGCTATTATTCGTCCGTCCGACCGAGTCATTAACGATTTTCACCCAACAAGTCGGGCGCGGCTTGCGTCTTCATCCAGAAAAACAATATTGCGTCATTATCGACTTAATCGGAAACTATCGCAATGCCGATGTGAAACTCGCCTTATTCGATACGCAAAAAGAAGAAAGAAAAAAACAAAAGTCTGTGATCCCTGTTGCCCCTGACGGATGTGTTGTCGATTTTGATGTTCGTGTCGTTCACTTATTAGAAGAAATGCGCAGAAAACGCCAACCACGCAAAGAAAAATTATTAGTAGACTATTACGACGTAAAACAACAGCTCGGCCGCCGTCCGACGTACTTGGAACTTCATTTGCATGGACGAAGTGAAGCAAAAGAATACAGGGACGAATTCAAATCGTACGTCGGCTTTCTTTACTGGGCAGATGAATTGTCCGAGCGGGAAAAAGAAGTGTTTTTAAAGTACGAATCATGGCTTATCGAAGTCGAGCGAACAGTGATGACAAAAAGCTACAAAATGGTCGTCTTGCAGGCGATGTTAAACCGAGGGACGTCACGTTGGCATTTGCCAATCACGCAAGCCGAAGCCGCACCGTTTTTCCATCAATATTTAACGGAAAAAGAATACCGAAAGCGCATCGATTTCTCTGATGGGGAAACGAAGCGCTTATGGCAATACGACGAGCAAAAAGTCGCCAAACTCATTGCCAAAATGCCGATGACGAAATGGAGCGGCAGTTCCAATGGGCTTGTTTCGTTTGAAAATAACGTCTTCTCGCTCAACTTCTCCATCGCGCCAGAAGACGAACACATGCTATACGAATGGACGCAACAGATTTGCGAATATCGGTTGCATGTGTACTTTGAGAGGAGGGGTGGGGGGGAGCAAGAAATCTCGAAATAA
- a CDS encoding helix-turn-helix domain-containing protein → MKRLKITNDHGWTPRTLRKQERKIKDASLRVRVTAVRLVIEGYLGKDVAKMVNLCRQSVAIYVARFNEGGLDHLLDRRLPPGRVPFLTEEQQQEIRQLILTTTPVDVGWGISSSWNTRILQSYIQQTYGVSMSREGIRKLLHRLRLSWTRPTYKLVQGDPVLQAASEKELEFIKKTNHERNRSSSCR, encoded by the coding sequence ATGAAACGTCTTAAAATTACAAATGATCACGGTTGGACACCTCGAACCCTTCGGAAACAAGAACGGAAAATCAAAGATGCTTCGCTTCGTGTTCGGGTAACTGCCGTTCGCCTCGTCATAGAAGGGTATCTTGGCAAAGACGTCGCAAAAATGGTCAATCTGTGCCGTCAATCCGTTGCCATCTACGTTGCACGTTTTAATGAAGGTGGGCTCGATCATTTACTCGATCGCCGCTTGCCACCTGGTCGCGTGCCATTTCTTACGGAAGAACAACAACAGGAAATCAGACAACTGATATTAACTACCACCCCTGTGGATGTCGGGTGGGGCATTTCTTCGTCATGGAACACACGTATATTGCAATCTTACATCCAACAAACTTATGGCGTTTCGATGTCACGAGAAGGCATTCGCAAGTTATTGCATCGTCTTCGTTTGTCATGGACACGTCCCACTTATAAACTTGTCCAAGGCGATCCAGTGCTTCAAGCAGCCTCTGAAAAAGAACTCGAGTTTATAAAAAAAACGAATCACGAAAGAAATCGTTCTTCTTCATGTCGATGA
- the drmB gene encoding DUF1998 domain-containing protein has protein sequence MSKQMGQLRPSQLLFYHGPGAIVDMLKGSVMIMAADLWDFRRKNEIEDERVRNALGVSRLRLLNEGQDKICITARPFPKWKICPKCGMMTEWEEIQCYHCEKKGLKVELFPSRFVLACKNGHIHDFPWIDWLHEEKGCKQPILKMTYQGIAGSLSDMYVQCVKCKKKKSLAHIMSFTKACNGERPWIGDEEPCSEQMETVLRGASKLYTPLIFSTLGVPLSDGKDDILVERVKRHKEALNIAKKTGFFKQMATELLKIEEIQLSLVEQILNEDHEQSVSYETIRKQEWNTIIKKNVDDLEDTGFKCMGVDVHEQMRPYFSSIVKIESLPEIQVLRGFTRLHYLDPFDTTEIPVCSVMKDIRSSGWLPAVKNLGEGIFFQFDIQKLIEWENRECVKKELYTIFDRYNKRRQQMGNTSIHLKARHILIHTFSHAMIQEFARFSGYATTSLRERLYCNEEMHGVLIYTASTDSEGGLGGLIELSKPDNLYEIFVRALEKMEHCSSDPHCSDARFELQSTINGAACHACGFVSETSCEWGNQLLDRRTLIPLSNGEDLAFFEL, from the coding sequence GTGAGTAAACAAATGGGACAGTTAAGACCAAGCCAGTTATTATTTTACCATGGACCCGGAGCCATTGTAGATATGCTAAAAGGAAGTGTTATGATTATGGCTGCGGACTTGTGGGATTTTAGAAGAAAAAATGAAATAGAAGATGAACGAGTAAGGAATGCATTGGGCGTTTCTCGATTGCGGCTACTGAATGAGGGACAAGATAAAATCTGTATAACGGCAAGACCATTCCCGAAATGGAAAATATGTCCGAAATGTGGGATGATGACAGAGTGGGAAGAAATCCAGTGTTATCATTGTGAAAAAAAGGGATTAAAAGTTGAATTGTTTCCAAGCCGCTTTGTCTTAGCGTGTAAAAATGGTCATATTCATGATTTTCCTTGGATTGATTGGTTGCATGAAGAAAAGGGATGCAAGCAACCGATATTAAAGATGACTTATCAAGGGATAGCGGGTTCTCTTTCTGATATGTACGTTCAATGTGTAAAATGTAAGAAAAAGAAATCATTAGCTCATATTATGAGTTTTACAAAAGCGTGTAATGGAGAACGTCCTTGGATAGGGGACGAAGAGCCGTGTAGCGAACAAATGGAAACAGTTTTACGTGGGGCATCTAAACTGTACACACCGCTTATCTTTAGTACACTGGGTGTTCCTTTAAGCGATGGGAAAGATGATATTTTAGTTGAACGAGTGAAGAGGCACAAAGAAGCTTTAAATATTGCCAAGAAAACAGGATTTTTTAAGCAGATGGCAACGGAATTACTAAAAATTGAAGAAATCCAGTTGTCGCTGGTTGAACAAATTTTAAATGAAGATCACGAACAAAGTGTATCGTACGAAACTATTCGTAAACAAGAGTGGAATACGATAATAAAGAAAAATGTCGATGATCTAGAGGATACGGGGTTTAAATGTATGGGGGTAGATGTTCATGAACAAATGAGGCCATATTTTTCGTCTATTGTGAAAATAGAATCGTTACCTGAAATTCAAGTATTAAGGGGATTCACACGCCTTCATTATTTAGACCCGTTTGATACAACAGAAATTCCTGTTTGTTCGGTTATGAAAGACATAAGATCATCTGGTTGGTTGCCTGCTGTGAAAAATTTAGGAGAAGGTATATTTTTTCAATTTGATATTCAGAAACTGATAGAATGGGAAAATAGAGAGTGTGTAAAAAAGGAACTATATACCATTTTTGATCGTTACAATAAACGGCGGCAACAAATGGGGAATACATCTATTCATTTAAAAGCTCGTCATATATTAATTCATACGTTCAGTCATGCGATGATTCAAGAATTTGCGAGGTTTTCTGGATACGCCACTACGTCGTTGCGGGAAAGGCTGTATTGTAACGAGGAAATGCATGGTGTACTAATCTACACGGCTTCTACGGACTCAGAAGGTGGATTAGGCGGATTAATTGAATTGTCTAAGCCTGATAACCTATATGAGATCTTCGTGCGTGCATTAGAGAAAATGGAACATTGTTCATCGGATCCCCATTGTTCGGATGCACGATTTGAATTACAGTCTACGATTAACGGTGCAGCTTGTCACGCTTGTGGGTTTGTTTCCGAAACGTCGTGCGAATGGGGAAATCAACTTCTTGACCGACGTACATTAATTCCTTTAAGTAACGGTGAGGATCTCGCGTTTTTCGAATTGTAA
- the drmA gene encoding DISARM system helicase DrmA, producing the protein MEKGVHTEVITLKCMYISKRFVWEGAIPNDERGFFMKPGAKKLLEYLKSHKELKLSDLKTIGNFWTEKAIKRFVEEYSDVFVIENEKVKLKDIQISQSPIDMSEYVKMRSIILSELEKFLVGPFEENETLGRKKTPMALYLTGKLVPFGSTSDVLNEEENHIETKQLLEDEAMDEVLIHRHVFRPSSMGFSFKMKSLTDIKVQISWGMYDDKEHTRTQLQEEWKFVPENRTYEAKNEPARVRCKVKYHDGLYHVSLFLMNSYERDSYPKQSEIMFQTKMVVEIPKENIAVFSSKADVNHYEDELLYGRHSHEYAVGHGVGVDWKESDSYIIIESKWLPFYELPAVEHRSFSDVRFSMKELSEMDEKGLQATLSFIPNQYEKWLNEQKKHISSLPSHLKEVAKRNVREIEKIIKRIREGISLITSNACVREAFRFANKVMVTQQAHSKVALHYRSFQERIQPKYTGEWRLFQIAFLLMNIAGMVDPNHEDREVVDLIWFPTGGGKTEAYLGLAAFTMGYRRLIGKSDCPETYAGVTIFMRYTLRLLTTQQFQRAAVMICAAELIRQKEPEKYGVEPFRIGLWIGQSSSPNTYEDAIEKMKQIKEGNEILEGNPMQLTHCPWCGTELTAEDYYVDNHKQVIRCHYHKCPFSEDSGIPALTIDEAIYQYVPTILIGTVDKIAQIAWKKDMYELFGYKNYYSFGNGFIFSETNRRGYRKIHCLKPPELIIQDELHLISGPLGSLTGLYELAIDYLCQHEGKGPKIVASTATIRGANEQIQRLYGRKASQFPLPVLKASDNFVSYEVPTQQKPGRLYVGICAPGVSGKIHTVHVYAALMAISEKFKGNAIDPYWTILGYFNTVKELAGTTMLFKDEIPVRLKLLNEELAQRDLYVEEMTSRRKAREIPSLLSLMEKTHKEKGALNAVLATNMISVGVDVNRLGVMVVHGQPKTTSEYIQATSRVGRMYLGLVLTLFNSLRSRDLSHYERFRSYHSSIYRFVEPTSVTPFAYGSLQRGLTGVLVGSIRQGIPAISKEQSAKCFERNEEVEKIKQFLMKRAMQTGEISEIEFERNMEDILQWWIEMTNKHERLSYQKSNYNRIPYLLKAFGNENDPQDARPAMHSLRSVETEIKVVKWKEKK; encoded by the coding sequence ATGGAAAAGGGTGTTCATACAGAAGTTATAACTTTAAAGTGCATGTATATAAGTAAAAGATTTGTCTGGGAAGGAGCAATACCGAATGATGAAAGGGGATTTTTTATGAAACCAGGGGCAAAGAAACTGCTTGAATACTTAAAGAGTCACAAAGAGCTCAAGTTATCAGACCTTAAAACAATAGGGAATTTCTGGACAGAAAAGGCGATTAAACGGTTTGTGGAGGAGTACAGTGATGTTTTTGTCATAGAAAATGAGAAAGTGAAACTTAAAGATATACAAATCTCACAGTCTCCTATAGATATGAGCGAGTACGTTAAGATGCGTTCGATCATTCTTTCAGAACTAGAAAAATTCCTTGTTGGTCCGTTTGAAGAAAATGAAACGCTAGGTCGAAAAAAGACACCGATGGCTCTTTATTTAACAGGGAAGCTTGTTCCATTTGGTTCAACGTCGGATGTTTTAAATGAAGAAGAAAATCATATTGAAACTAAACAATTGCTAGAAGATGAGGCGATGGATGAAGTACTAATTCATCGACACGTATTTCGCCCATCGTCCATGGGGTTTAGTTTTAAAATGAAATCCCTAACAGATATAAAAGTACAAATCAGTTGGGGAATGTACGATGATAAAGAGCATACCCGAACTCAATTGCAAGAAGAATGGAAGTTCGTCCCGGAAAACCGGACATATGAGGCAAAAAATGAGCCGGCTCGCGTACGTTGCAAGGTAAAATATCATGACGGTTTATATCACGTTAGCTTGTTTTTAATGAACAGCTATGAACGGGACTCATATCCCAAACAAAGCGAAATTATGTTTCAAACAAAAATGGTTGTAGAGATCCCAAAAGAGAATATCGCCGTATTTTCTTCGAAAGCAGACGTGAATCATTATGAAGATGAGCTATTATATGGCCGTCATTCTCATGAGTATGCCGTCGGTCATGGGGTCGGTGTTGATTGGAAAGAGAGCGATAGTTACATTATCATTGAGAGCAAATGGCTTCCATTTTATGAGTTGCCTGCAGTGGAACATCGATCTTTTTCAGATGTTCGCTTTTCCATGAAAGAATTGAGCGAAATGGATGAAAAAGGGCTACAGGCAACATTGTCTTTCATTCCTAACCAATACGAAAAATGGCTGAACGAACAAAAAAAGCATATTTCATCATTACCGAGCCATCTAAAAGAAGTAGCGAAGAGAAATGTTCGAGAGATTGAGAAAATAATTAAGCGGATTCGAGAGGGAATTAGCCTAATTACAAGTAACGCATGTGTGAGAGAAGCGTTTCGGTTTGCGAATAAAGTTATGGTGACTCAACAAGCTCATTCGAAGGTAGCTTTGCATTATCGTAGTTTCCAAGAAAGAATACAGCCGAAATATACGGGAGAATGGCGACTGTTCCAAATAGCATTTCTATTAATGAACATTGCTGGAATGGTTGATCCAAATCACGAAGATCGGGAAGTGGTTGATTTAATTTGGTTTCCGACGGGGGGAGGAAAGACAGAAGCATATCTAGGGCTGGCGGCATTCACCATGGGATATCGTCGCTTGATAGGGAAATCAGATTGTCCAGAAACGTATGCGGGAGTTACCATATTTATGCGTTATACGTTACGTTTATTGACGACACAACAATTTCAGAGGGCCGCAGTTATGATTTGTGCAGCGGAACTCATTCGGCAAAAAGAGCCTGAAAAATATGGGGTAGAACCGTTTCGTATTGGGCTTTGGATCGGACAGTCCTCATCACCTAATACATATGAGGATGCCATCGAGAAAATGAAACAAATAAAAGAAGGAAACGAAATATTGGAAGGAAATCCGATGCAGCTGACGCACTGTCCATGGTGCGGAACAGAGTTGACAGCGGAAGACTATTATGTTGATAACCATAAGCAAGTGATTCGCTGTCATTATCATAAATGTCCTTTTTCAGAGGATAGTGGAATTCCAGCTCTAACGATTGATGAGGCTATTTATCAATACGTCCCTACCATTCTCATCGGGACGGTTGATAAAATTGCACAAATTGCTTGGAAAAAAGATATGTATGAGCTGTTTGGATATAAAAACTATTATAGTTTTGGAAACGGTTTTATTTTTTCAGAAACTAATAGACGTGGATATAGAAAGATTCACTGTTTGAAGCCACCAGAACTCATTATTCAGGACGAGCTTCATTTGATTTCTGGTCCATTAGGATCTTTAACAGGTTTGTACGAATTAGCAATTGACTATTTGTGCCAGCACGAAGGAAAAGGACCGAAGATTGTTGCCTCTACAGCTACTATTCGTGGGGCGAATGAACAAATTCAGCGTCTTTACGGCCGAAAGGCGAGTCAGTTTCCTTTACCTGTGTTAAAGGCTAGCGATAATTTTGTATCATACGAAGTCCCTACACAACAAAAACCAGGTCGGTTATATGTTGGTATTTGCGCACCAGGAGTTAGTGGGAAAATTCATACGGTTCATGTTTATGCAGCACTAATGGCAATTAGCGAGAAGTTCAAAGGAAACGCGATTGACCCATATTGGACGATTCTAGGGTATTTTAATACCGTAAAAGAACTAGCTGGTACAACGATGTTATTTAAAGATGAGATTCCGGTTCGATTAAAACTGTTGAATGAAGAACTTGCGCAAAGAGATCTCTATGTGGAAGAAATGACGAGTCGAAGAAAGGCACGAGAAATACCAAGTTTATTGTCGTTAATGGAAAAAACGCATAAAGAAAAAGGGGCACTTAATGCTGTGCTTGCAACGAATATGATTTCTGTAGGTGTCGATGTTAATCGCCTCGGAGTAATGGTTGTACACGGGCAGCCAAAAACAACATCGGAATATATTCAAGCAACAAGTCGTGTTGGTCGGATGTATCTTGGTCTCGTATTAACGTTGTTCAATTCCTTGCGTTCGCGTGATTTATCGCATTATGAAAGATTTCGATCGTATCATAGTTCGATTTATCGTTTTGTAGAGCCTACGAGTGTTACGCCATTTGCGTACGGTAGCCTTCAGAGAGGATTAACTGGTGTGTTAGTTGGCTCTATACGTCAAGGTATACCAGCCATTAGCAAAGAACAAAGCGCGAAGTGTTTTGAAAGAAATGAAGAGGTAGAAAAGATTAAGCAGTTCCTAATGAAACGAGCGATGCAGACAGGTGAGATTTCAGAAATAGAATTTGAAAGAAACATGGAGGATATTTTGCAATGGTGGATTGAAATGACCAATAAACACGAGAGACTTTCTTACCAAAAATCAAATTACAATCGCATACCTTACTTGTTAAAAGCATTTGGAAACGAAAACGATCCGCAAGATGCTAGACCTGCTATGCATTCGCTACGAAGTGTAGAAACAGAAATTAAAGTAGTTAAATGGAAGGAAAAAAAGTAA
- a CDS encoding nucleoside triphosphate pyrophosphohydrolase — MPVYNKLVRDLIPKIIEEAGKSFTTRTLSDEEYRQELRKKAFEELEEYMNASDDVTAVEELADLLEIIHALAECHGATIEQVEAVRASKAEKRGGFKEKIFLIEVHDE; from the coding sequence ATGCCTGTTTATAATAAACTCGTTCGGGATTTGATTCCAAAAATTATTGAGGAAGCAGGGAAGTCATTTACAACGCGAACATTAAGTGATGAGGAATATCGCCAAGAACTGCGAAAAAAAGCGTTTGAGGAACTAGAAGAATATATGAATGCCTCAGATGATGTTACAGCGGTGGAAGAGCTAGCCGATTTATTGGAAATTATTCATGCGCTTGCTGAATGTCACGGGGCAACGATCGAACAAGTCGAAGCGGTTCGTGCATCGAAAGCGGAAAAGCGAGGAGGTTTTAAAGAGAAAATTTTCTTAATTGAGGTACACGATGAGTAA